The following are encoded together in the Microterricola viridarii genome:
- the pglZ gene encoding BREX-2 system phosphatase PglZ, whose protein sequence is MASGGSWAPTLDAPTLRGRVAQWRGDPKRRAEVLLLRAAPTWTGDQAIAVGSEAVRVVVGSSQLAVLDAYYEYPAEPIVVLTALDDQQLGSAVRLRAERHSVQSVDAWELVPGLFKVGNPNVDKSVRDLGAWLPQMLLTHQRAAGWPVATSGTLSGDHVIRATLADLLGLDGVDEVDLVALLDHLDEPQTNARLRDYRSDELVGILAGARKHLGGSVALALHAKERATTYSTLAVALVADLLWNAHAAAPEAARVRLEERFFGTKVAGADAKLLGEAARSVILRLEAAGDSRFEDVLRQAEAIFADLDWAEGAINSALLPAGLEARYTAFASAVDAAAESVGSEESAEAVDRALAEVRAHDLAARDVDELLGVEMAARLVRWLALPAVAAPGSFDRAAAAYWHGSAWADRARSVTWHGSIRPALARAYATLAERVTARRDAEDADAVAVLSGDTPTTVIPVEALLERVVAPLASAGVLLIVLDGMSAAVAAELADDARRLRWVEMLPEGQKQRLTALATLPSITRYSRSSLFAGRLTDGNQGSEKPAFKKQTGGPLFHKDDLRSPAGQRLPAEVEFAIADPAQKVVGVVLNTIDDALAKADPDATRWTLAQIANLPALLALAATAGRTVVLTSDHGHVIERGGEYRADGSGGARWRALGTPAAADEITLAGPRVLAPGGSAVLARAEGLRYTAKAAGYHGGASLAELTVPIVVLRPTGAATPNGWLDAPPQAPEWWYEGSPVAASVPAATAQLKKRVTKPKSAPANDVAMFDLPPVAEGTVAVATSLSGALLASELYAEQRDRLKRRSLDDATVALILDTAEQRGGRVPGEMLATALGVSAAVLEQTLAVLRRLLNVDGFDVVAIDTDGTTVLVDRQLLCEQFSLR, encoded by the coding sequence GTGGCTAGCGGAGGATCCTGGGCCCCGACACTTGACGCACCCACCCTGCGAGGGCGCGTCGCACAGTGGCGAGGAGACCCGAAACGACGCGCGGAGGTGCTGTTGCTGCGCGCCGCACCGACGTGGACCGGCGACCAGGCCATTGCCGTCGGTAGCGAGGCGGTTCGGGTCGTCGTGGGCAGCTCCCAGCTTGCGGTGCTGGATGCGTACTACGAGTATCCGGCCGAGCCGATCGTCGTCCTCACTGCCCTCGACGACCAGCAGCTCGGCAGTGCCGTGCGGTTGCGTGCCGAGCGTCACTCGGTACAGTCTGTCGATGCGTGGGAGCTCGTTCCCGGGCTCTTCAAAGTCGGCAACCCCAACGTCGACAAGAGCGTGCGCGACCTCGGAGCATGGCTGCCGCAAATGCTGCTCACCCATCAACGAGCCGCGGGCTGGCCCGTCGCCACGAGTGGCACGCTCAGCGGCGACCATGTCATCCGTGCGACTCTCGCCGATCTCCTCGGTCTCGACGGCGTAGACGAGGTCGACCTTGTCGCGCTCCTCGACCACCTTGACGAACCGCAGACGAATGCTCGGCTGCGCGACTACCGCTCCGACGAGCTCGTCGGTATTCTGGCCGGCGCCCGGAAGCACCTCGGCGGGAGCGTCGCGCTCGCGCTCCACGCGAAAGAGCGGGCGACGACGTACTCGACGCTCGCCGTTGCCCTCGTAGCAGATCTGCTGTGGAATGCGCACGCAGCAGCCCCGGAAGCGGCGAGGGTGCGGCTCGAAGAACGATTCTTCGGGACCAAGGTCGCGGGTGCCGACGCGAAGTTGCTCGGCGAGGCGGCGCGCTCTGTCATCCTGCGACTTGAAGCCGCCGGCGACTCGCGCTTCGAAGATGTGCTGCGACAAGCGGAGGCGATCTTCGCCGACCTCGACTGGGCCGAGGGCGCCATCAACTCCGCGCTGCTGCCGGCTGGGCTCGAAGCTCGCTACACGGCATTCGCGTCCGCCGTGGATGCCGCTGCAGAGTCGGTTGGTTCGGAGGAATCGGCCGAAGCTGTCGATCGCGCGCTTGCCGAAGTGCGGGCGCACGACCTCGCCGCGCGCGACGTCGACGAACTGCTCGGCGTCGAGATGGCGGCCAGGCTCGTGCGTTGGCTCGCGCTCCCCGCCGTGGCCGCCCCCGGTTCGTTCGACCGCGCCGCCGCTGCGTATTGGCACGGCTCGGCGTGGGCCGATCGGGCGCGCAGCGTGACGTGGCACGGATCCATCCGACCTGCCCTCGCGCGTGCCTACGCCACACTCGCCGAGCGTGTGACCGCGCGACGCGACGCGGAAGACGCCGACGCGGTGGCCGTGCTCAGCGGGGACACGCCGACCACTGTCATCCCGGTCGAGGCACTGCTCGAGCGCGTTGTGGCACCGCTCGCGAGCGCCGGAGTGTTGCTCATCGTGCTCGATGGCATGAGCGCAGCCGTCGCCGCCGAACTCGCTGACGACGCGCGGCGGCTGCGGTGGGTCGAAATGCTCCCCGAGGGACAGAAGCAGCGACTGACGGCGCTCGCGACTCTGCCGAGCATCACCCGCTACTCACGCTCGTCGTTGTTCGCAGGCCGCCTCACCGACGGAAACCAAGGCTCTGAGAAGCCCGCATTCAAGAAGCAGACAGGCGGTCCACTCTTCCACAAGGACGACCTCCGCTCGCCGGCTGGGCAACGACTGCCTGCCGAAGTCGAATTTGCGATCGCCGACCCTGCGCAGAAGGTGGTCGGCGTTGTGCTCAACACCATCGATGACGCCCTCGCGAAAGCCGACCCTGACGCCACCCGGTGGACGCTCGCCCAGATCGCGAACCTGCCCGCGCTGCTCGCGCTCGCGGCGACTGCAGGCCGCACCGTCGTGCTCACCTCTGACCACGGGCACGTCATCGAACGAGGTGGCGAATACCGGGCGGATGGGAGCGGCGGTGCACGCTGGCGCGCGCTTGGCACACCCGCTGCGGCAGACGAGATAACGCTCGCCGGTCCGCGCGTGCTCGCCCCCGGTGGTTCCGCAGTGCTGGCCAGAGCCGAGGGGCTCCGGTACACCGCGAAGGCCGCCGGATACCACGGTGGCGCGAGCCTTGCCGAGCTGACCGTACCAATTGTCGTGCTGCGCCCCACCGGGGCGGCCACACCGAATGGTTGGTTGGACGCCCCGCCCCAGGCCCCGGAATGGTGGTACGAGGGCTCGCCCGTCGCGGCATCCGTGCCCGCGGCTACGGCCCAGCTCAAGAAGCGAGTCACGAAGCCGAAATCTGCACCTGCGAACGATGTCGCGATGTTTGACCTCCCCCCTGTTGCGGAAGGAACCGTAGCGGTCGCCACGTCGCTGAGCGGCGCTCTGCTCGCCTCCGAGCTGTACGCAGAACAGCGCGACCGGCTGAAACGCCGCTCGCTCGACGACGCGACCGTTGCACTCATCCTCGACACCGCCGAGCAACGAGGAGGTCGGGTGCCCGGGGAGATGCTCGCCACCGCGCTCGGAGTTTCCGCCGCAGTGCTCGAGCAGACACTCGCCGTGTTGCGCCGCCTGCTGAATGTCGACGGATTCGACGTCGTCGCTATAGACACCGACGGCACGACTGTGCTCGTCGACCGCCAACTGTTGTGCGAGCAGTTCAGTCTGCGTTAG
- the pglX gene encoding BREX-2 system adenine-specific DNA-methyltransferase PglX, whose protein sequence is MIDSAKLLSALKEQVKVLETDLRARAEDEKTAWGANLRTEFSRATARERTGLSWIDWRDGQVAQAAVAWIIASVFIRFSEDNGLLDGLVVDGTRVALPWFAGPGEGTERAVENQSAFYTANPTAAGPDWLRHAFRALAELPAGRALVDPDHSMVWSAPISGEAADGLLQFWRASDTSGQIVHDFTDASLDTRFLGDLYQDLSEFAKKQYALLQTPVIVEEFILDQTLTPAIEEFGLDGLKLIDPTCGSGHFLLGAFARLNTAWASEAPGMDARARVKLALASVHGVDLNPFAVAIARFRLTVAALQAAGDGTLVGAPAYGIKLAIGDSLLASQASSVKLDIGDDEDTYEYTNEDVAAYHGILAKNQYHVVVGNPPYITVSDATLKAEYKRLYATCTGKWVLSVPFMELFFELALRPDGSAGAGYVGKITSNSFMKREFGKKLVEQFLSGADSASPVDLTLIVDSSGAWLPGHNFDGTPTVVLVGRRRRPSNESLVVVQGLKDDAGRPALGSISPYWAEIAANVDSPGYAGVQVAVAHVPRSTLATHPWSLSGGGASETFAAINEMPETLRQRLGMEIGFSSFPGNDEPFVIGGAWFARHRDAEPFGKPLITGDVVRDWNARTAELALAPYGADFKPVELDLNAAWGRHLWGFRRVLQGTTGFGGETRRDTGGDWWPWYRWVRERYVTPLSITFAEVAPLNHFVLDRGGKVFKQTAPVIKLPVGASEEQHFELLGVLNSSTVGFWLKQVSQKKGGDADTPWLRTYQYNSTKVAAIPIPRDLDRTRAQTLDQLATSLSDLTPAEVLRRSTPNAAAVSGELRASRSSFATVTACLIFGQEELDWDTYHRYGLVGEDLTYPGKPVNLLLGHRAFEISLARRIGAGEEGNEWFTRHGSKPIVEMPVEWPSDYRELVQRRLDVMASNPYIRMLEQPEYKRRWAMRSWDDQLADALRDAMLDHLEAPALWVDANGRPVARSVNELAELVRTDGWFVELAQLATGSKDLDFRKVVSSLLGDESVPYLAAWRYKSSGLEKFRAWECTWELQRAEDRGEQVTVPVPPKYGQADFRKPTYWKARGKLDVPKERFIAYPGTNRPNDASPLYGWSGWNHADRSQALARLPMELVLAGGTADDVAPLVAGLLELQPWLDQWHSDVDPEIGVSPAAAISGLTDQLLTQTQLSRDTVTTWQPPAATRGRAASPKGSK, encoded by the coding sequence GTGATCGACTCCGCGAAACTCCTCTCCGCCCTCAAAGAGCAGGTCAAGGTGCTCGAGACGGACCTGCGCGCCCGCGCAGAGGACGAGAAGACCGCGTGGGGCGCGAACCTGCGCACCGAGTTCAGCCGGGCAACCGCACGCGAGCGCACCGGTCTGTCATGGATCGACTGGCGTGATGGGCAGGTCGCGCAGGCCGCGGTGGCGTGGATCATCGCGTCGGTATTCATCCGCTTCAGCGAAGACAACGGATTGCTCGACGGACTCGTTGTCGACGGCACAAGGGTTGCGCTGCCATGGTTCGCCGGCCCGGGCGAAGGCACCGAGCGTGCGGTCGAGAACCAGTCGGCGTTCTACACGGCGAACCCGACGGCTGCGGGTCCCGACTGGCTACGGCACGCGTTTCGGGCGCTCGCGGAGCTGCCGGCCGGGCGGGCGCTCGTCGACCCCGATCACTCGATGGTGTGGTCGGCCCCGATCTCAGGTGAGGCGGCAGACGGGCTGCTGCAGTTCTGGCGGGCGAGTGACACCAGTGGCCAGATCGTGCATGACTTCACTGACGCGAGCCTCGACACCCGCTTTCTCGGTGACCTCTACCAAGACCTCTCGGAGTTCGCGAAGAAGCAGTACGCGTTGCTCCAGACGCCGGTGATCGTCGAGGAGTTCATCCTCGACCAGACGCTCACCCCTGCGATCGAGGAGTTCGGGCTCGACGGGCTGAAGCTCATCGACCCGACGTGCGGCTCGGGTCACTTCCTGCTCGGTGCCTTCGCCCGACTCAACACGGCGTGGGCGAGCGAGGCGCCGGGGATGGATGCTCGTGCCCGCGTCAAGCTCGCACTTGCGAGTGTGCACGGCGTCGATCTCAACCCGTTCGCTGTCGCGATCGCCCGCTTCCGTCTGACGGTCGCAGCGCTGCAGGCTGCCGGCGACGGCACTCTCGTCGGCGCGCCAGCCTACGGGATCAAGCTTGCGATCGGCGATTCGCTACTCGCCTCGCAGGCTTCGAGCGTGAAGCTCGACATCGGAGATGACGAGGATACGTACGAATACACGAACGAGGATGTCGCGGCGTACCACGGCATTCTTGCGAAGAACCAGTACCACGTGGTCGTAGGCAACCCGCCGTACATCACGGTGTCGGACGCGACACTCAAAGCTGAGTACAAGCGGCTTTACGCAACCTGCACCGGAAAATGGGTGCTTTCAGTCCCATTCATGGAACTGTTCTTTGAGCTAGCCTTGAGGCCCGATGGCTCCGCCGGGGCTGGCTATGTCGGGAAGATTACGTCAAACTCGTTCATGAAACGTGAGTTTGGCAAGAAGCTCGTGGAGCAGTTCCTGTCGGGGGCTGATTCCGCGAGCCCGGTCGATCTCACACTCATAGTTGATTCCTCCGGCGCCTGGCTTCCAGGACACAATTTTGATGGCACCCCCACGGTCGTATTGGTTGGTCGTCGTCGTCGACCAAGCAACGAATCCTTGGTTGTTGTGCAAGGGCTCAAGGACGATGCTGGCCGCCCAGCGCTCGGGAGTATCAGTCCATATTGGGCTGAGATCGCTGCGAACGTAGACTCACCCGGATATGCAGGTGTTCAGGTCGCAGTTGCTCACGTTCCCCGGTCGACCCTTGCCACGCACCCCTGGTCGCTCTCAGGGGGCGGTGCCAGCGAGACTTTTGCCGCGATCAATGAAATGCCTGAGACCTTGCGGCAGCGTCTCGGAATGGAGATCGGGTTCTCAAGTTTCCCCGGAAATGACGAGCCGTTTGTTATCGGAGGTGCTTGGTTCGCAAGGCACCGGGATGCCGAGCCGTTCGGGAAACCACTCATAACCGGCGATGTTGTCCGTGATTGGAATGCCCGCACTGCTGAGCTCGCGCTGGCACCGTATGGTGCAGACTTCAAACCAGTTGAGCTCGATCTCAACGCGGCTTGGGGGCGGCACCTCTGGGGGTTCCGCCGAGTTTTGCAGGGGACAACCGGATTCGGAGGTGAGACTCGCCGAGACACGGGTGGGGACTGGTGGCCCTGGTACCGGTGGGTCCGCGAGCGGTATGTCACGCCGCTCTCGATCACGTTTGCGGAGGTGGCGCCACTTAATCACTTCGTACTCGATCGGGGTGGGAAGGTGTTCAAACAGACAGCCCCGGTGATCAAGCTGCCCGTCGGGGCCAGCGAGGAGCAGCACTTCGAGTTACTCGGCGTGCTCAATAGTTCGACGGTCGGCTTCTGGCTGAAGCAAGTTAGTCAGAAGAAAGGCGGAGATGCCGACACGCCATGGTTACGCACGTATCAGTACAATTCCACCAAAGTGGCAGCAATTCCCATTCCGCGTGACTTGGATAGAACGCGGGCCCAGACATTGGATCAGCTTGCAACGTCGCTCTCGGACTTGACGCCCGCAGAGGTCCTTCGACGGTCTACACCGAATGCGGCGGCAGTCTCAGGGGAGTTGAGGGCGAGCCGTAGTTCATTCGCGACGGTTACCGCATGCCTGATATTCGGGCAGGAGGAACTCGACTGGGATACCTACCACCGGTATGGACTAGTCGGCGAGGATCTTACGTATCCTGGCAAGCCTGTGAACCTCCTCCTTGGTCATCGCGCCTTCGAGATTTCACTTGCCCGTCGCATCGGAGCTGGCGAGGAAGGGAACGAGTGGTTCACTCGTCACGGCTCGAAACCCATAGTGGAGATGCCCGTCGAATGGCCATCCGACTATCGGGAGCTCGTGCAGCGGCGCCTTGATGTCATGGCGTCGAATCCATACATCCGGATGCTCGAGCAGCCCGAATATAAGCGGCGTTGGGCGATGCGATCATGGGATGACCAGCTTGCCGATGCCCTGCGAGATGCAATGCTCGATCACCTTGAGGCTCCTGCGCTGTGGGTGGACGCGAACGGGCGACCGGTAGCGCGTTCGGTGAACGAGCTCGCGGAGCTCGTGCGCACGGACGGTTGGTTCGTGGAGCTCGCGCAGCTCGCGACGGGGTCGAAGGACCTCGACTTCCGCAAGGTTGTGAGCTCGCTGCTCGGTGACGAGTCGGTGCCGTACCTTGCGGCATGGCGGTATAAGTCGTCGGGGCTCGAGAAGTTCCGGGCGTGGGAGTGCACCTGGGAGCTGCAGCGCGCCGAGGACCGCGGTGAGCAGGTCACAGTGCCAGTGCCGCCGAAGTACGGGCAGGCTGACTTCCGAAAGCCCACGTACTGGAAGGCACGCGGCAAACTTGACGTTCCGAAAGAGCGCTTCATCGCCTACCCCGGCACGAACCGTCCGAACGACGCGAGCCCGCTGTACGGGTGGTCCGGCTGGAACCACGCCGACCGCTCGCAGGCGCTCGCTCGCCTGCCCATGGAGCTCGTCCTGGCCGGAGGTACGGCTGACGACGTCGCGCCTCTGGTCGCGGGGCTCCTCGAATTGCAGCCATGGCTCGACCAATGGCACAGCGACGTCGATCCAGAGATCGGCGTCAGCCCCGCCGCAGCAATCAGCGGCCTCACTGACCAGTTGCTCACCCAGACGCAGCTGTCCCGCGACACTGTGACCACTTGGCAGCCACCCGCCGCAACTCGTGGCCGCGCTGCCTCCCCGAAAGGCTCAAAGTAG
- the pglW gene encoding BREX system serine/threonine kinase PglW has product MKADSPNWIVMGKPAQSLEGAALSDLRELLPDDGITTAWVNLTFVANGGGFNEVDVLLLTKAGLFVVELKGWHGQLLIKQNRWHQNGRDMGNPPVAADSKAKKLSGLLASVAQKHGANKNVVPWLGSLMVLHGRDSKVNVEPNVHGITTLDGYNIKMAGPGKEFSKFLAAPASHLGDAVDKARAAKIRQIIEQADLKPTPKTRKVGDYNLDAADPLGENEDWVDLLATHPRTKSRRRIRVFKIPRGTSKAAFADIQRHAVREFRLTDGISHKGITHPIEYVDSSVGPALVFEYDDREVSLGDYLDEHAATLSIEQRVTLVRKIAEVMKAAHSRRVMHRALSPLRVTVRSSKKGVSVAVRDWFAGQKAAGGTTLSRTMLGTTDIPEAIAEAEWGYLAPEVVQYLGEPSPIALDVYGLGALAYRIFTDRDPSENSKDLHALYQSADSLDPLAVQPELPEVFAEVVREATSFDESMRTIDVGALLVALESATEEYLARGEKIKVEIDPLDASPGEIIGDRFEITARRGAGTTGVALLVDDYETAKTGVILKLARDDEAASRLALEAEVLAGLEHPRVVRLLNGPLEVGGRSALVLSDAGAETLAARLQTEGRSTIEQLESYGRDLLEAVRYLDGKGVFHRDIKPANLAIAPDPGTRKPRLTLFDLSLAREPLTHTKSGSRPYLDPYLDLAGRRQYDRSAELFSVAATLFEMAAGMPPFWPGGNAPEQPSEAPVVQSSQFEESHAAPLAEFFTRALAPEAKARFATLDEFEVAWLGLFAESKPENVDASTTELLDAQAAAATLDTPLAEAGLSVRARSGLGRLRVSTVGELLGVPPMQINQIRGLGELHRKEVQRRVREWRTRLKQEAGSTIEAAAGRLSIERHRSTLIPRMTAENSKQVTVLRLLLGEDQTTGDAPWPSFTSIADQLGLQVAAVSRLVSESVARWRKEGKLRDVVEDVANIVNDFGLVATHDEVADQLLQRYGSAKLREERRRHARGLVRAVVELDATAEAPRLDKRRPRDERAPVLLATIAAENAGGGEPDVGSEQLLAMGRSLGDEIDKMLSSRDVAPAAFVRDRLRRIVPTGVDLSDARLLDFAVAASTTGAKSSLDEVYRCDLSPARAIEVALGGVAVRELTPDSIERRVKGRFRLITAIPPHPALDAIVHATHPHLEWNLDRYLVKDGSTYGASTRSTTLQGSLPNDTLAPTLAESVQHRSALVLTTTWGRYDDSATALAARFGVEVVDLAALAVEQLHATAASVGADWLVVVDADKPDASTIDKRNLQALAKQAMSSAWAEINDRDTALLFTNAAVLAHLGLVDLIARTIDLSTKRAAARWFLLPKHGAAAVPDLDGTPMPIGAGKWIELPTTLAAVLPIPSSIAVPAQNSKVNL; this is encoded by the coding sequence ATGAAAGCTGATTCTCCGAACTGGATCGTCATGGGAAAGCCGGCGCAGTCGCTCGAGGGCGCCGCGCTCAGCGACTTGCGAGAACTGCTGCCCGACGACGGCATCACGACGGCGTGGGTGAACCTCACGTTCGTGGCAAACGGCGGTGGCTTCAACGAGGTGGACGTGTTGCTGCTCACGAAGGCTGGCCTGTTCGTGGTCGAACTCAAGGGCTGGCACGGGCAACTGCTGATCAAGCAGAATCGCTGGCATCAGAACGGCCGCGACATGGGCAATCCGCCGGTCGCGGCAGACAGCAAAGCGAAGAAGCTCTCGGGCCTGCTGGCCTCGGTTGCGCAGAAGCACGGCGCCAACAAGAACGTGGTGCCGTGGCTCGGGTCGCTCATGGTGTTGCACGGGCGCGATTCCAAGGTCAACGTCGAGCCAAACGTGCATGGCATCACGACCCTTGACGGGTACAACATCAAGATGGCGGGGCCGGGCAAAGAATTCTCGAAGTTCCTCGCTGCGCCCGCCTCTCACCTGGGCGATGCTGTCGATAAGGCTCGTGCAGCGAAGATCCGCCAGATCATCGAGCAGGCCGATCTCAAGCCCACTCCGAAGACACGCAAGGTGGGTGACTACAACCTCGATGCGGCCGATCCTCTCGGCGAAAACGAAGATTGGGTCGACCTGCTTGCGACGCACCCAAGGACGAAGTCGCGTCGTCGCATCCGCGTATTCAAGATTCCGCGCGGCACGTCGAAGGCGGCGTTCGCCGACATCCAGCGGCACGCCGTGCGCGAGTTTCGACTGACTGACGGCATCTCGCACAAGGGCATCACGCATCCGATCGAGTACGTCGATTCGAGTGTCGGGCCGGCGCTCGTGTTCGAATACGACGACCGCGAAGTGTCGCTCGGCGACTACCTCGACGAGCACGCGGCAACCTTGTCGATCGAGCAACGCGTGACGCTCGTGCGAAAGATCGCCGAGGTCATGAAGGCAGCACATTCGCGTCGGGTGATGCACCGGGCGCTGTCGCCGCTCCGGGTGACGGTGCGCTCCTCGAAGAAGGGTGTATCGGTCGCGGTGCGCGACTGGTTCGCCGGCCAAAAGGCGGCTGGGGGTACCACTCTTTCGCGCACCATGCTCGGCACGACCGACATTCCCGAGGCGATCGCTGAGGCGGAGTGGGGATATCTCGCCCCCGAGGTCGTGCAGTATCTCGGCGAGCCTTCGCCGATCGCGCTCGACGTATATGGGCTCGGGGCACTTGCGTACCGCATCTTCACCGATCGCGATCCGTCTGAGAACTCCAAGGATCTGCACGCGCTGTACCAGTCGGCGGACTCGCTCGACCCCCTCGCGGTGCAGCCCGAGTTGCCCGAGGTGTTTGCGGAGGTCGTGCGAGAGGCAACGTCGTTCGATGAGTCGATGCGAACTATCGATGTCGGCGCACTCCTCGTCGCGTTGGAGAGCGCGACCGAGGAATACCTGGCTCGCGGCGAGAAGATCAAGGTCGAGATCGACCCATTGGATGCCTCGCCCGGCGAGATTATCGGGGATCGGTTCGAGATCACGGCCAGGCGCGGTGCGGGCACGACCGGCGTGGCGCTTCTGGTGGACGACTACGAGACAGCGAAGACCGGCGTCATCCTGAAGCTCGCTCGCGACGATGAGGCGGCGTCGCGACTAGCACTCGAGGCTGAGGTGCTCGCCGGCTTGGAGCACCCTCGTGTGGTGCGGTTGCTCAATGGCCCGCTCGAGGTGGGTGGCAGGAGCGCGCTCGTGCTCAGCGATGCGGGCGCCGAAACGCTTGCCGCGCGGCTGCAGACCGAGGGTCGTTCGACGATCGAGCAGCTCGAGAGCTACGGCCGCGACCTCCTTGAAGCGGTGCGGTACCTCGACGGCAAAGGGGTGTTCCACCGCGACATCAAGCCGGCGAACCTCGCGATCGCGCCTGACCCGGGTACCCGCAAGCCGCGCCTCACTCTGTTCGACCTGTCGCTCGCGCGCGAGCCGTTGACGCACACGAAGTCAGGCTCGAGGCCCTACCTTGACCCGTACCTCGATCTAGCCGGCCGCCGACAGTATGACCGTTCTGCAGAACTGTTCTCAGTCGCGGCGACGCTTTTCGAGATGGCGGCGGGAATGCCGCCGTTCTGGCCGGGCGGCAACGCACCCGAGCAGCCGAGCGAGGCGCCGGTCGTGCAGTCGTCGCAGTTCGAGGAGTCGCACGCGGCCCCACTTGCGGAGTTCTTCACGCGAGCGCTTGCGCCCGAGGCCAAAGCCCGCTTTGCAACCCTCGACGAGTTCGAAGTGGCCTGGCTGGGCTTGTTCGCCGAGTCGAAACCCGAGAACGTGGATGCTTCGACGACGGAGTTGCTCGACGCGCAGGCCGCCGCGGCGACCCTCGATACACCGCTCGCTGAGGCCGGCCTCAGTGTGCGGGCGCGGTCTGGACTCGGCCGGCTTCGTGTATCGACCGTCGGGGAACTGCTTGGCGTGCCGCCGATGCAGATCAATCAGATCCGTGGACTCGGCGAGCTGCACCGCAAGGAGGTGCAGCGGCGGGTTCGCGAGTGGCGTACGCGCTTGAAACAAGAGGCGGGCTCGACGATCGAGGCGGCCGCGGGACGGCTGTCGATCGAGCGTCACCGTTCAACGCTCATTCCCCGGATGACTGCCGAAAACTCGAAACAGGTCACGGTACTGCGGCTGCTACTCGGCGAAGATCAGACGACTGGTGATGCACCATGGCCCTCGTTCACATCGATCGCCGACCAGCTCGGCCTGCAGGTGGCAGCGGTGTCTCGGCTCGTCTCGGAGTCCGTGGCGCGGTGGCGCAAGGAGGGCAAGCTCCGCGACGTCGTCGAAGATGTGGCCAATATTGTCAATGACTTCGGGCTCGTCGCCACGCACGATGAGGTCGCCGACCAGTTGCTGCAACGGTATGGCTCAGCCAAGCTCCGCGAGGAACGGAGGCGGCACGCGCGCGGGCTCGTGCGCGCCGTCGTTGAATTGGATGCCACGGCGGAGGCGCCGCGACTTGATAAGCGCCGCCCGCGCGACGAGCGGGCGCCAGTGCTGCTCGCGACGATCGCCGCCGAGAATGCTGGCGGGGGAGAGCCGGACGTCGGCTCTGAGCAGTTGCTCGCGATGGGGCGCTCTCTCGGTGACGAAATCGACAAGATGCTGTCGAGTCGCGACGTCGCACCGGCGGCATTCGTACGCGACCGACTGCGCAGGATCGTGCCGACGGGTGTCGACCTCTCGGATGCGCGCTTGCTCGATTTTGCGGTGGCCGCGTCGACAACGGGTGCGAAGTCGTCGCTCGATGAGGTATACCGATGCGACCTGTCGCCCGCGCGCGCGATCGAGGTCGCCCTCGGCGGGGTAGCCGTGCGCGAGCTCACGCCCGACAGCATCGAGCGACGGGTGAAGGGGCGCTTCCGTCTGATCACGGCTATTCCGCCACACCCGGCGCTCGACGCGATCGTTCATGCGACGCACCCGCACCTCGAATGGAATCTCGACCGCTACCTCGTCAAAGACGGCTCGACGTACGGAGCCTCGACTCGCTCGACGACGCTGCAGGGCTCGTTGCCCAACGACACCCTTGCGCCCACGCTCGCCGAGTCGGTGCAACATCGCAGCGCGCTGGTGTTGACGACGACGTGGGGGCGCTACGACGATTCCGCGACGGCGCTGGCGGCGCGGTTCGGGGTCGAAGTCGTCGATCTCGCGGCCCTCGCGGTCGAACAGCTGCACGCGACAGCGGCGTCGGTCGGCGCCGACTGGTTGGTCGTCGTCGATGCTGACAAGCCGGATGCCAGCACCATCGACAAGCGCAACCTGCAGGCGCTTGCGAAGCAGGCCATGAGCAGCGCCTGGGCCGAAATCAACGACCGCGACACCGCGCTGCTCTTCACGAACGCGGCGGTGCTGGCGCATCTCGGGCTCGTCGACCTCATCGCCCGTACGATTGACCTGTCGACGAAGCGTGCCGCAGCCCGCTGGTTCCTGCTGCCAAAGCACGGCGCCGCAGCGGTTCCCGATCTCGACGGCACGCCGATGCCGATCGGCGCTGGCAAGTGGATCGAGCTCCCCACGACCTTGGCAGCAGTACTGCCCATCCCCAGCTCCATTGCCGTTCCGGCGCAGAACTCGAAGGTGAACCTGTGA